A region of the Deltaproteobacteria bacterium genome:
CTCTTATCGGCTATGACTCAAATGGCTTGCGCCATCTGACCGTCTATTAAACCAGGCTATCAAAAGACCTGACGTGGTAAGCATTACGGGAGAATAGACGGCGGCTGGAATTGCCATGGCCGTATTGTCAAGCATGGTTGTTGTAATCAAGAAGGCGAGTGCAGCATTTTGAATTCCTACTTCGATCATCACGGAGATGCTTTGGCTTTGGTTCAACCTAAAGCCTCGAGCGAGACTGTAGCCTAGTATCATCGTTGTGACACACAACATGCAGCCCAGGATACCAGCCTCTTGAAGTAGATTTAAGAGGTTGGAGCGTTCTTTAAAGGCGATGCCCGCGATCAGGACGACCAGGAAAATAACCGCTGAAACTTTTACAGGCTTTTCAGCTTTGATGGCGAGCTGTTGGTTCTTTGTTCTTAGCCACATTCCGAGAAAAACAGGAGGGAGTGTTAATATGCAGACTTTGATGCCC
Encoded here:
- a CDS encoding bile acid:sodium symporter family protein; amino-acid sequence: MEASALTKIAPPLILGLMMLGMGMSMVKDDFKRVMQEPKAIAVGMLGQLIVLPAVAFLLCYLSNARPEICVGVMIVAACPGGPGSNLVVHLCKGDTALSVSLTALSSLVTGLTIPIVTQIATSHFIGEASQLEPDILVEMGIKVCILTLPPVFLGMWLRTKNQQLAIKAEKPVKVSAVIFLVVLIAGIAFKERSNLLNLLQEAGILGCMLCVTTMILGYSLARGFRLNQSQSISVMIEVGIQNAALAFLITTTMLDNTAMAIPAAVYSPVMLTTSGLLIAWFNRRSDGASHLSHSR